Genomic segment of Candidatus Chlorohelix allophototropha:
CTGCTTGAAGTCGGAGTTGCTAGTAATCGCGCATCAGCACGGTGCGATGAATATGTTCCCGGGTCTTGTACACACCGCCCGTCACGTCATGGAAGCTGGTAACACCTGAAGCCGGTGTGCTAACCGCAAGGAGGCAGCTGTCGAGGGTGGGATTAGTGACTGGGACGAAGTCGTAACAAGGTAGCCGTAGCGGAAGCTGCGGCTGGATCACCTCCTTTCTAGGGATTAGAGCTGATCTCACGATCAGTTATCCCAGGTCAATATCGTAACCGGTGAAGGTAACGAGGTTGTCAGAGTAAGTGCGAAAGTAGGCATAGCCGAAAAGTAGCCTCAACTCGGATTTCTTTACTGGAGGAAACGAAAACCTGTACGGTTCTAAAAGAACCAATGAAAAGAGCGGTGGGTTGTAACAGGGCATAAAACAGAACCTGCAAAGAAGGTTCTCTATCACTCTTCGGTTGTTAAAATAACTACCGAACAAGCACATTAAAAAGCGAATAGAGGATTTGAGGTCCAAAGAAATAAAGAAAATTGTAAGAGTAACCTGTAAAAGTGTCTCGGAATAAGCGAGGGACTTAACGGGGGAGTTAAGCAAGCAAAGGTAGTAAGGGCTGACGGGGGATGCCTAGGCATCAAGAGCCGAAGAAGGACGTGGCTAAGCTGCGAAAAGCTACGGGTAGTCGCTGGCAGACGTAACCGTAGATATCCGAATGGGGCAACCCAACGAGCGTGATGGCTCGTTACTCCGCAAGGAGAGGCAAGCGGCTGAACTGAAACATCTAAGTAAGCCGAGGAAAAGAGAATATTCCCCAAGTAGTGGCGAACGAACGGGGAGGAGCCTAAACCGAGAGATTTATCTTTCGGGGTTGTAGGACCGCCAAATATGATACGATGGAAGCTAGACGAAAGGTCCTGGGAAGGCCTGCCGGAGCGGGTGATAGCCCCGTAGTCGAAAGCAGAAATTGGTCAGGCGGCACCTGAGTAGCGCGGGGCACGTGAAATCCCGTGTGAAGCTGGGGAGACCACTTCCCAAGGCTAAATACTCTTGATGACCGATAGTGAACAAGTACCGTGAGGGAAAGGTGAAAAGCACCCCGACAAGGGGAATGAAATAGATCCTGAAACCGTCAGCTTACAAACAGTCAGAGGGAGCAATCCTGATGGCGTACTTTTTGTAGAACGGACCGGCGAGTTAATTTCTGTAGCAAGGTTAAGGGAGATACACCCGGAGCCGGAGCGAAAGCGAGTCTGAATAGGGCGTGAAGTTGCAGGGATTGAGACCCGAAACCAGGTGAGCTAACCTTGGTCAGGTTGAAGCCGCTGTAAAAGGCGGTGGAGGACCGAACCCACCATTGTTGCAAAAATGGGGGATGAACTGAGGTTAGGGGTGAAATGCCAAACGAACTTGGAGATAGCTGGTTCTCCCCGAAATGTATTTAGGTACAGCCTCTGAAAAAGGCTGGTGGAGGTAGAGCACTGAATAGGCTAGGGGGCGCAAGCTTACCAAACCTAACCAAACTCCGAATGCCATCAGCTATGTCAGGGAGTGAGACGGCGAGTGCTAACATCCGTCGTCGAGAGGGAAACAACCCGGACTGGCAGCTAAGGTCCCTAAATAGTGGCTAAGTGGTAAAGGATGTCTCAGCGCGTAAACAACCAGGAGGTTGGCTTAGAAGCAGCCACCCTTGAAAGAGTGCGTAATAGCTCACTGGTCAAATGTGATGGGGCGCCGACAATTTAGCGGGGCTCAAGCCACTTACCGAAGCTCCAGGTGTGCGAAAGCACGCGGTAGGGGAGCATTGTAGGAGCGACGAACCACACCGTAAGGTTAGTGAGGGAGCGACTACAAGAGAGAATGCCGGTATGAGTAGCGTATTGCTTGCAAGAAACAAGCACACCGAAAGTCTAAGGTTTCCGAAGCAAGGTTAATCCACTTCGGGTCAGTCGGGCCTAAGGTGTAGGCGAGAGCCGAAACCGATGGACAACTGGTTGATATTCCAGTACCGCTCTTAATCGTTCGGACTGATGGGGTAACGCAGGGAGCTAGCCGGAGTGTGCTGCGGCACATCGAAGCTGGTAGATCGATGAGGCTGGGGAGAAAAGCCCTGGCGGAGGTCGAGAGGTGACAGTGAGGGTGCGGCTTGCCAAACCCAAGTCTGGTGAAGCTGAACTGCCGAGAAAAGCCTCTAAGGAGAGAGAGAGCGACCGTACCGCAAACCGACACAGGTAGACGGGTAGAGAATACCAAGGTGAACGAAAGACCCTTCGTTAAGGAACTCTGCAAAATGACCTCGTAACTTCGGGAGAAGAGGTGCTGTTTGGGGTGTAGGTCTATACGACCAGAGCTCTGGACAGCCGCAGTGAAGTGGCCCAGGCGACTGTTTAACAAAAACTTAGGTCTCTGCGAACGCGAAAGCGGAAGTATAGGGGCTGATGCCTGCCCAGTGCTGGAAGGTTAAGAGGAGGGGTGCAAGCTCTGAATTGAAGCCCCAGTGAACGGCGGCCGTAACTCTAACGGTCCTAAGGTAGCGAAATTCCTTGTCGGGTAAGTTCCGACCCGCACGAAAGGCATAACGATCTGGGCGCTGTCTCAACGAGGGCTTCGGCGAAATTGAAAAACCCGTGAAGATACAGGTTACCCGCAGCAGGACAAAAAGACCCCGTGGAGCTTTACTACAACTTGACATTGGACTAGGGCGTTAGATGCGTAGGATAGGTGGGAGCCTGAGAAGCCTGACTTTTGGGTTAGGTGGAGGCAACGGTGAAATACCACTCTTCTGACGTTTTGGCTCTAACTCTTCGGAGGACAGTGTCTGGTGGGTAGTTTGACTGGGGCGGTCGCCTCCCAAAAGGTAACGGAGGCGCCCAAAGGTTCCCTCAGGCTGAATGGAAACCAGCCAATGAGCGCAAAGGTATAAGGGAGCTTGACTGCGAGACGCACAGGTCGAGCAGGTACGAAAGTAGGGCTTAGTGATCCCACGGTGCTGAGTGGAAAGGCCGTGGCTTAACGGATAAAAGCTACCCCGGGGATAACAGGCTTATCTTGCCCAAGAGTTCACATCGACGGCAAGGTTTGGCACCTCGATGTCGGCTCGTCGCATCCTGGGGCTGGAGTAGGTCCCAAGGGTTGGGCTGTTCGCCCATTAAAGCGGCACGCGAGCTGGGTTCAGAACGTCGTGAGACAGTTCGGTCTCTATCCGCTGTGGGCGTAGGAAGATTGAGGGGGGCTGTCCTTAGTACGAGAGGACCGGGATGGACGAACCAATGGTATGCCAGTTGTCCGCAGGGCACGGCTGGATGGCTACGTTCGGAAGGGATAACCGCTGAAAGCATCTAAGTGGGAAGCCCGCCCCAAGATAATTCTTCCCAGACCGGTGGTAGACTACCACCTTGATAGAGCGGAAGTGGAAGCGTCGCGAGGCGTTAAGCTAACCGCTACTAATGGTCGTATTCCTTTCTTCTAACTCCCCTGTTAAGTCTATCGCTTAATTATGGGAGACACTAGAGTAAAGGGTTACTCGCTCGTATTGAATGAAGTAAGTTAAAACGCAATAGAATGAAACAATTTTCTTTGAAAAGCTTTGGATTGATGAAACTCTATTCGACAGAGGGGTTGTGCCTCTCTACCAATTTAGAAAACGAAAAAGCCGTGGCAAGAGCGTGGTGGACCCACCTAGCTCCATCCCGAACCTAGAAGTGAAACGCCTCAGCACCGAAAATAGTCCTACCGCAGGGTAGTGCCAAGATAGGTCGCTGCGGCTTTTTCGTTTTATACCCTCTAATCTAAAGCTGCCTGATAGTTAAATTTGCCTATGTAGTTTCAAGCGGAAAGTAGTATAATCTAGCCTGTTATACTAGTTCATTTTTGTAGCAAATTTATAAGTGAGGGAATTATCTTTGTCTGAACAGAACCTATACGCGGTAATCTGGGATGTGGATGGTACGCTGGTAGATACCGGAGAGCTTCATTTCCAAGCCTGGGTGCAACTGGCACAGGACTTGAAGATGCCCTTTACCCGCGATGATTTTACCGCTACCTTCGGCAGACGCAACCCTGAGATTATCGGCGCACTTTTCCCCGGACATACTCCCGAAGAAATTGCACAATTGGGCGAGCAAAAAGAGCTTTACTATCGAGCAGAAGCGCGTCACGGGATTGATTTATTGCCCGGTGTGCGCGAATTGTTGGATGGATTGAAAGCTGCCGGCTATAAACAGGCGCTTGGCAGTAGCGCACCCCATAAAAACCTCGAGATGATTACCGAAATTACCGAAAGCCTACCGTATTTTCAGGCTATTGTCGGTATGGAGGACACTAAACGAGGTAAACCCGACCCAGAAGTCTTTCTGGTAGCAGCACAACGAATGGGAGTCCCTCCCCAGAACTGTTTGGTTATGGAAGATGCGGTAGCTGGCATCGAAGCGGCGACAGCCGGGGGTATGAAAAGCATTGCTATCACCTTTGTAGGACATCACAGCGAAGATAGTTTACGGGCAGCAGGTGCGAACCTAGTAGTGCCATCGCTGGAGGGAATTACAGTTGAGACAATAAACCGCCTTCTTTCACGAAGCTAAGCGGTATATTGCATGTGATATGTCCCTTATGTTACAATCAACCTGTTACATGACATAATTATTATTTCTGCGAGGAGAACGAGAGAACAATGCAGAAGGTTGTACTGGCATATAGCGGTGGTCTTGATACCAGCGTTGCAATTAAATGGATTAAAGAAAAATATGATATGGACGTGGTTACGCTCACTGTAGATGTGGGAGCAAATGACCGCGACCTTGAATCCATCCGTAAGCGCGCCCTTGAAATCGGCGCAGTTAACGCCTTGGTACGCGATGTTAAAGAAGAATTCGTTAAATATTTCATTTGGCCCGCGCTTCAAGCAGGCGCATTGTACGAAGGCGAATACCCGCTGGCAACCGCGTTGGCACGCCCACTAATCGCCTGGAATCTGGTACAGGTAGCACGCGAAGAAGGCGCTACTGCCGTAGCACATGGCTGTACTGGAAAAGGCAACGATCAGGTGCGCTTTGATATCTCGGTAAACGTGTTAGCGCCTGATTTGAAAATCATTGCTCCGGTGCGTGAATGGCGCATGACTCGCGATGAAGAAATCGAGTATGCTGCTCAAAATAACATCCCCTTGCTCTCGGTCAGCCAGAAACGCTACAGCGTCGATCAAAACCTGTGGGGGCGTAGCATCGAGGCGGGACCGCTGGAAGACCCCCGCAACGAGCCATCCGAAGAAGTTTACGAGTGGACGGCAAACCCAGACAAGCAACCCGATAACGCCGAATATGTGGAAATCCAGTTCGAGCGTGGTATTCCGGTCGCTCTAAACGGTGAGCGTATGGACGGTGTGACCCTAATTACCAAACTACATGAAATTGCCGGACGGCATGGCATTGGGCGCATTGACCACATCGAGAACCGCCTGGTGGGTATCAAAAGTCGCGAAATTTACGAAGCGCCCGCTGCAATTGTACTGCACCGCGCCCATCGCTGGCTGGAAGACCTCACCCTAACCAAAGACTCGGCGCGTTTCAAAACCCGGGTAGCCGCCGAATACGGTGATCTGGTTTACAACGGCTTATGGTTCAGCCCCCTCCACCAAGACCTTGCCGCCTATGTAGCCAGTAGTCAACGCTATGTAAGTGGTACAGTTACGGTCAAACTGTTCAAGGGCAATGTGATAAAAGCCTCCTGTGATTCGCCTAAATCACTCTATAACTTCGCGTTGGCAACCTACGACAAAGGCGACCAGTTCAAACACGAAGCCTCTGTAGGCTTTATCAACATCTTCGGGCTATCCTTGCGCAACCAATCGCAAATCCAACTGGCAGGGCGCACTCAGGGCGAAATGCTATCGTTGGCATCACCCGATGCGATATCACCTGATGCCCCTTCTGAAGAAGTAAAGAAGTAGGGGATATGACGCGCCGGAAGGTTAATCTTCCGGCGCTTATTATTAGTACAAAAACGGCAAGTTTCTCGCCCATATGAAGTAAAAAAGGAGAACGGCTTTGGAAAATAAACCCGACAAAAAAGCCAAACCGAAATCCAACCAACCCGGCGTTGAACTCGATAACGACCCACCGGAAAACCGTCAAGCGGTGTTGGTTCGCGATACTTCGTCTAAGAATAACGCCGCAGTTCCTACCACGATTAAGCCGTCAAACGGCACACCTAGAAAAAAACAAGGACGCGGTCTTGAAATTGCCCTAGTGATGGTGCTGGTGGGGTTGGCTATCGCCTTCTTCCTAATCCTTACCTCAAATACTACCGGAAATAACACCGATAGCGCCACAAAAGTAGCAAACGGTACGCCTGCCCCATTAGTGGGAAACAACGGGCTAAATGTCGGCAATCTCCAGACGGCAAATGCAATCGCTACAATGGCAACCGACCTTGATTTAAGCACCGCCGTACCGCTTCCGCCTACTCCAACCGGACCTGCTGCCCAAAGCAGCGGAGATAGCAGCGGGCAAAGCTGGCCCAATAGCGGCTTAAATCCCGGTAGAACTCGTGCGCTTGACGCTAAAATTAACACTCCTCTCAACCGCTTATGGGCAAAAACTTACGGGCAGGATTTACCTGGCTCGCCCGTAATTGTGGGGGATACTATTTATCTTGGTTCAGACTATGGCGCGCTCTATGCGATTGATATAAAAACAGGCGATAAGAAATGGTTCTTTACCTCCGGACCTATCGTTGATACGCCCGCAGTAGCCGGAAACACCATCTATTTTGGCTCTCAAAACGGCTTCTTTTACGCGGTTGACCTGACCACCCAGAAAAAGAAATGGGACTTCCCGACTCTTTCACCGATTACGGGGTCGCCACAGGTAATCAATGGCGCAGTTTATTTTGGCGGTCAAGATGGTAGTTTCTATGTAGTAGATGCGAATACCGGGCAGAAACGCTGCGCTCTTTCACTGGGACAACCCTTCAATAACGGTGTTACAGGCAGCCCTGCAATAGTCAATAACCTTGCCCTTTTTGGAGTCAACGATGGGCGTTTTATCGGCATGGACACCGCCACTTGCAAAGTCAAATGGACTTACGAAGTGCCGGGCAAGAAAGGCATTGCATCATCTCCTGCTGTTGCCAATGGGGTGGCATATTTCGGAGCGGACGATGGCAACGTTCACGCGCTGGATATAAACACTGGCGCACAAAAATGGGAGTTCAAAACAGGCGCTGCTATTCGTTCTTCGGCGGCAGTAGCGGGGGGGAAAGTCTTCATCGGCTCTTTCGATAAGAAGCTCTACGCCTTAGATGCCACGAGCGGAACAAAAGTATGGGAATTTCTGACCGGGGATGGGATAGCTTCTGCCCCACTGGTAGCAAGCGATACCGTTTTCTTCGGTTCTAACGATAGCCGTTTCTACGCGCTTGAAGCTGCGACAGGCAAGAAAAAGTGGGATTATCAAGCAGATGATATAATAGCCTCTGCACCTGCGGCTGCCAACGGGAAGATTTATTTCACCTCGTTTGATAACCGTTTGTATGCTTTCGGTAATTAAGCTGGAAGCCGGATTTGACGCTTGTTGATCGGCTTCTGATTTCTAATCGAGGATAATAATGAAATTGTGGGGGGGACGCTTCGGTAAAGAAGTTGATAAAACTGCCGAAGAGTTCGGGGCTTCGATTCCGTTTGATCGCAATCTATACCGACAGGACATCGCCGGTTCCATCGCGCATGCCCGTATGCTGGCAAAACAGGGCATCATTTCACCCGAAGACTCGAATACAATAATTGCAGGGCTAGAAAAAATCCGCGCTCGTATCGAACGAGGCGAATTTGAATTCAGGCTCGACCGCGAAGATATCCATATGAACATTGAAGCGGTACTGGCAGAGGAAATCGGGTCTGCCGCAGGACGGCTTCATACCGGGCGTAGTCGCAACGATCAAGTAGCATTGGATGTGCGCCTCTATACCTGCTCGGCGATTGTGACGATTGTTGAGCGCATCGCCAATTTGCAGGAAACCTTGCTAAAGCTGGCACAAAAATGGCATGGGATAATTATGCCCGGCTATACCCACCTACAGCGGGCACAACCTGTTTTACTTTCCCACCACTTGCTGGCTTACTTCGAGATGTTACAACGCGATGCCGGGCGTTTTTACGATTGCTATACCCGCACTGATGTGTCACCGCTCGGCAGCGGCGCGCTGGCGGGCGTACCCTACCCACTTGACCGCGAATATGTGGCGGAACAACTAGGGATGAACGCAATCACACGCAACAGCCTTGACGCGGTAAGCGATCGCGATTTCGTGGTAGAAACGCTCTCTGCCGCTGCTCTTTGTGCAGTGCATTTGAGCCGTTTCGCCGAAGAAATTGTTTTGTGGTCGAGCGGCGAGTTCGGTTTCATCGAACTGGATGATGCCTATAGTACCGGCAGTAGTATTATGCCCCAGAAGAAGAACCCCGATATGGCGGAACTGGTGCGCGGTAAAAGCGGGCGCATGGTGGGCAATCTGGTATCAGTATTGACCATGCTCAAGGGATTGCCGCTAGCTTACAATAAAGATATGCAGGAAGACAAAGAACCGCTCTTTGATTCGGTAGAGACTCTAGTTAACAGCCTGACCGTTTTCAACGGAATGATCGCCACTATGCAAGTGCGTGCCGCAACATTATATCGCGCCGCTCAAGGAAGTTTTGCTACCGCCACAGATATTGCCGATTATCTGGTGAAAAAGGGTATCCCCTTCCGGCAAGCGCACGAGGTATCAGGTAAATTGGTCAAAAAGTGCGTCGAAGAAGGGCGTACCTTTGCAGACCTCAAGCTAGAAGAATATCGAGCGTTCGCCTCTGAATTTGATGAAGATATTTTGCTGATAACGGTTGAGTCCAGTCTCGGCTCACGTAAGACTACCGGTGGTACTGCCCCCGAACAAGTTGCTAATGCGCTTACTGCTGCCGAAAATCTGCTAATGGAAACACGGGATTGGTTAAAAGAGAAAAGCACAGGACAAGATGAACGATAATAAAGTTTCATTTAAACCCATTCTAAAGGGTAGGCATCTACTTTCGTCTGCCGACCTTAACGCGCAAGAGTTAGCACAAGTGCTGGATACAGCGCTTGATCTCAAAGCACGCCTCAAGCGAGGGGAACCAACCCATATACTAGAAGGTAAATCGCTGGCGATGATTTTTGAGCATCCCTCGCTGCGTACTCGTCTTTCCTTTGACATCGGCATGTACCAACTGGGCGGGCGCGCCTTTTACCTCGCCCCCACCGAAATCGGATTGGGCAGACGCGAAACCCCCTCCGATGTAGCGCGGGTCATCAGCAGCATGGCAGACGGTATTCTAGCGCGAGTGCGTGACCATACCACCTTGCTGGAACTCGCCAACTATTCCAGTAAGCCACTAATCAACGGGCTTACCGACCGGGAACATCCTTGTCAGGTGCTCGCCGACCTATTGACCATCCGAGAGCGATTCGGCAAGCTTACAGGCTTGACAATGGCTTATATCGGAGATGGTAACAATATGGCGCAAAGCCTTGCGCTCGCCTCCGCTTTGAGTGGATTGAACATTACAATTATCACCCCTCCACAGTATTGGCCTGACGAAGAAATCGTGCATCAGGCGCGACAACTAGCCAACGGCAAAAGCTTTGTAAAGGTCAGCAACAGCCCGGAAGCGGTAGGCGATGCCGATGTAATCTACACCGATGTGTGGGCAAGTATGGGACAGGAAAGCGAAGCCGAATTACGCCGCCGCGTTTTCAAACCCTACCAGATTAATTCTAACTTGCTAGAAATGGCAAAGCCTAACGCCTTGGTATTGCATTGCCTACCGGCGCATCGGGGCGACGAAGTGACCGAGGAGGTACTAGAAGGTTCGCAGAGCGCAGTATTCCAACAAGCTGAGAATCGCTTACATGCTCAAAAAGGATTGCTGGTACATTTACTGGCAGACTAAATTAAATAGGGGCTTTGCTTATTATACTTTGCAAAGCCCTCGCAACAGATTGGGTTTTAATTCTATTCTTAACTATAGTGCTTCGAGTTATGAAGTCAGGATAGGGCGAGTGCTATAAGAGTCAAAACGCAAATGATTGCTAGTGATAGAGCTTGCGTTAGAATTCGCAGTTTCACGCACTCCCATCAAACGGCGGCGTTTCCGACGATTTCCATTATTATCTTCTACAGGCTCGGCTTTCTTGCCTCCATTAGATTCAACATTATGCCGTTGTTGCTCGGAAAGCTCACAGAATCGATTAAATACTTTGTGAGTAATTCTTAACTCTTCCTCACTCATGGTATTAAACACTTCTTGTAATACCGCGGTTTTTAAAGCGCCAACCATGTTAGTAACTTCCAATCCGGCATCTGTTAAACTAGCTCGTACTTCACGGCGATCTTCTGGGCTAGTTTCACGCACCAACAAAGGAGTGCCATTCCGGCGTTCAATCAGGCGATTTACGATGCCGGTAATTGTCGGCATGCTTACCTGAAGATGCTCGTGCAATTCACTCATAGTTAGCGATCCGAATTGGCGAATGATATATAACACTTTCATTTGCTGGAAGGTGAGGTCAAGTTGAAGCCAATCAGGGGTAGCAGCTGCATTTAACTGTTGAAAAGCGCGTTGATAAAGTTGGGACAACTCTTGAGAGTCCTTTGATTTTTCACTCATCAAAACTCCCCCTCCAAAAGGGAAATTCTCTTAACTTCTTAGTTCGAAAAAAGTAACGTGAACAGTATTGGGGAACACCCAAAACCCTAAATCTAATAGTATGATAATACCAAATCTTTAGGTAAATGTAAAGGGCTTCCACAGTAATTTGTATTAAATAAACACAAAGAATCGTTGAATTTTACTGTAATTAAAATTAAAGAATATATATGAGCACTATTTATATCAAGGGACAAAATATATAGGAAACAGCCCTTGAAGGGCTGTTTAAATTCAGAACCACACGGATCTTTTATTAGCTAATCTTTTGAGTCTTTAATCTTCTCCGACTTTTCCTGGTTATCGCGAGTGGCATCTGGAGTCGGAGTTGGAGTGGCATCCGACTTTTTCTTATCATCGTGACTGGCATCCGGAGTTGGAGTCGAAGCGGCATCCGAAGTCTGGTCGGCAACTGGAGTGGCAGTAGCAACCGGAGTTGGAGTCGAAGCGGCATCCGACTTTTTCTTATCATCGTGACTGGTATCCGGAGTCGGAGTCGAAGCGGCATCCGACTTTTTCTTATCATCGTGACTGGTATCTGGAGTCGGAGTCGAAGCGGCATCCGACTTTTTCTCATCATCGTGATTGGTATCTGGAGTCGGAGTCGAAGCGGTATCCGACTTTTTCTCATCATCGTGATTGGTATCCGGTGCCGAAGACTCTGTCGTAGCCTGTTTAGGCGTAGTTTGTGGTTTAGCCGGAACCTGCACTGTACCAGTATTAGCCTGCAAACTGGGGGTGGACGGGAGCGTAGTGGTTGGCTCGTTAGTGGGCAGCGGCGTAGTCACTACTATAGGAGTTGGCTCCTCAGTTACGGCGGTTTCCGGTGCGGAAGTAGGGATTTCTATATTATTAGTTTCAAAAGTAGCCGCCGGCAAGCTGGTATATGGCGCAACAAGATTAGTAACTGGTTGCTCGGAAATCAACAGCCATACCAGTAAGCCCATCGCCAACACCACTGAAGCCGCCACCATAACAAGTTGCAATCCGTGCGCACGATTTAAGCGGCGCGGTTGGGTATCGTTAGCGACTCTGCGAGGCTCTAACACACGGATATTGTCAGGGAGAGGCGGTATAGCAGTAAAGCTGGATTTCGCTTGCATACGAGCCTTAAGATCAGCCGTAAGCGCTTGCCGTTTCTCCATACTCAAGGCAAAGCTTGGCGCTTGGCGACTTTGTGCCACCAGTTCCAGCATATCTTCCAGCGCCTCTTCTTGCTCAAGAGTAATTTTTACATCCGGTTCAAGGCTTTTACCTTGCTGTATATACCCGACTCTACTTTCAAATAGATCTTCGATGTGTTTATCTCTATTCATACCCTACCCGCCGTTTTTTTCCGCAGTTATTATCGTCTAGGATTTGCCGTAAGTTCCGAGTTGCCCGGAATTGTAAGCTTTTGATTGATGCTATACTTTTATTTAGAATAGTGACAACCTGTTCAAGGTCGTTACCTTCAATAAATCTCAAAATAAATACTGTGCGTTGATCTTCTGGCAATAAATTCAAGGCTTGCCGCAAATCCTCGCGTTGTGCCACCTGAGTGGCTAACTCGCCCCCATCCGCTCCGCCATAATCGCTGCTAAGCGTCTCGTAGAGTGAACTGCTTTCGTCACTTGCTGCTTCCAGTGAAACAGAGGGATGTCGGCTACGATGGCGATAATGATCTGCTAAGAGGTTACGAGCGATGCGGAAAACCCATGCTTTG
This window contains:
- a CDS encoding RNA polymerase sigma factor; its protein translation is MNDVELVAQLQRFEPEAVDVLMSRFADRLYNYAYYHSSDHHLAEDIVSETLTRIVEKIGDYQQREVPFKAWVFRIARNLLADHYRHRSRHPSVSLEAASDESSSLYETLSSDYGGADGGELATQVAQREDLRQALNLLPEDQRTVFILRFIEGNDLEQVVTILNKSIASIKSLQFRATRNLRQILDDNNCGKKRRVGYE
- a CDS encoding MarR family winged helix-turn-helix transcriptional regulator, with the protein product MSEKSKDSQELSQLYQRAFQQLNAAATPDWLQLDLTFQQMKVLYIIRQFGSLTMSELHEHLQVSMPTITGIVNRLIERRNGTPLLVRETSPEDRREVRASLTDAGLEVTNMVGALKTAVLQEVFNTMSEEELRITHKVFNRFCELSEQQRHNVESNGGKKAEPVEDNNGNRRKRRRLMGVRETANSNASSITSNHLRFDSYSTRPILTS
- a CDS encoding PQQ-binding-like beta-propeller repeat protein; the encoded protein is MENKPDKKAKPKSNQPGVELDNDPPENRQAVLVRDTSSKNNAAVPTTIKPSNGTPRKKQGRGLEIALVMVLVGLAIAFFLILTSNTTGNNTDSATKVANGTPAPLVGNNGLNVGNLQTANAIATMATDLDLSTAVPLPPTPTGPAAQSSGDSSGQSWPNSGLNPGRTRALDAKINTPLNRLWAKTYGQDLPGSPVIVGDTIYLGSDYGALYAIDIKTGDKKWFFTSGPIVDTPAVAGNTIYFGSQNGFFYAVDLTTQKKKWDFPTLSPITGSPQVINGAVYFGGQDGSFYVVDANTGQKRCALSLGQPFNNGVTGSPAIVNNLALFGVNDGRFIGMDTATCKVKWTYEVPGKKGIASSPAVANGVAYFGADDGNVHALDINTGAQKWEFKTGAAIRSSAAVAGGKVFIGSFDKKLYALDATSGTKVWEFLTGDGIASAPLVASDTVFFGSNDSRFYALEAATGKKKWDYQADDIIASAPAAANGKIYFTSFDNRLYAFGN
- a CDS encoding argininosuccinate synthase — its product is MQKVVLAYSGGLDTSVAIKWIKEKYDMDVVTLTVDVGANDRDLESIRKRALEIGAVNALVRDVKEEFVKYFIWPALQAGALYEGEYPLATALARPLIAWNLVQVAREEGATAVAHGCTGKGNDQVRFDISVNVLAPDLKIIAPVREWRMTRDEEIEYAAQNNIPLLSVSQKRYSVDQNLWGRSIEAGPLEDPRNEPSEEVYEWTANPDKQPDNAEYVEIQFERGIPVALNGERMDGVTLITKLHEIAGRHGIGRIDHIENRLVGIKSREIYEAPAAIVLHRAHRWLEDLTLTKDSARFKTRVAAEYGDLVYNGLWFSPLHQDLAAYVASSQRYVSGTVTVKLFKGNVIKASCDSPKSLYNFALATYDKGDQFKHEASVGFINIFGLSLRNQSQIQLAGRTQGEMLSLASPDAISPDAPSEEVKK
- the argF gene encoding ornithine carbamoyltransferase, producing the protein MNDNKVSFKPILKGRHLLSSADLNAQELAQVLDTALDLKARLKRGEPTHILEGKSLAMIFEHPSLRTRLSFDIGMYQLGGRAFYLAPTEIGLGRRETPSDVARVISSMADGILARVRDHTTLLELANYSSKPLINGLTDREHPCQVLADLLTIRERFGKLTGLTMAYIGDGNNMAQSLALASALSGLNITIITPPQYWPDEEIVHQARQLANGKSFVKVSNSPEAVGDADVIYTDVWASMGQESEAELRRRVFKPYQINSNLLEMAKPNALVLHCLPAHRGDEVTEEVLEGSQSAVFQQAENRLHAQKGLLVHLLAD
- a CDS encoding HAD family hydrolase, which gives rise to MSEQNLYAVIWDVDGTLVDTGELHFQAWVQLAQDLKMPFTRDDFTATFGRRNPEIIGALFPGHTPEEIAQLGEQKELYYRAEARHGIDLLPGVRELLDGLKAAGYKQALGSSAPHKNLEMITEITESLPYFQAIVGMEDTKRGKPDPEVFLVAAQRMGVPPQNCLVMEDAVAGIEAATAGGMKSIAITFVGHHSEDSLRAAGANLVVPSLEGITVETINRLLSRS
- the argH gene encoding argininosuccinate lyase, producing the protein MKLWGGRFGKEVDKTAEEFGASIPFDRNLYRQDIAGSIAHARMLAKQGIISPEDSNTIIAGLEKIRARIERGEFEFRLDREDIHMNIEAVLAEEIGSAAGRLHTGRSRNDQVALDVRLYTCSAIVTIVERIANLQETLLKLAQKWHGIIMPGYTHLQRAQPVLLSHHLLAYFEMLQRDAGRFYDCYTRTDVSPLGSGALAGVPYPLDREYVAEQLGMNAITRNSLDAVSDRDFVVETLSAAALCAVHLSRFAEEIVLWSSGEFGFIELDDAYSTGSSIMPQKKNPDMAELVRGKSGRMVGNLVSVLTMLKGLPLAYNKDMQEDKEPLFDSVETLVNSLTVFNGMIATMQVRAATLYRAAQGSFATATDIADYLVKKGIPFRQAHEVSGKLVKKCVEEGRTFADLKLEEYRAFASEFDEDILLITVESSLGSRKTTGGTAPEQVANALTAAENLLMETRDWLKEKSTGQDER